ATGTCTGAGTTCATGGAGAAACACTCCGTTGCTCGCCTTATCGGTGCGCCTCCTGGTTACGTCGGCTACGAGGAAGGTGGCGTGATTACGGAAGCCGTGCGCCGTCGTCCTTATCAAGTCATCTTATTTGATGAAGTTGAAAAAGCGCATCCAGATGTTTTCAACGTTATGCTCCAAGTGCTCGATGAAGGTCGGTTGACTGACGGGCAGGGGCGTACCATCGACTTTAGAAACACGCTGATCATTATGACATCAAACCTTGGCGCTGAATTCCTTGTGGGGCTAGGTGAGAGTGAAGATGTTTCCGTTGTCCGTGATGACGTCATGGGTATTGTGCGCGGTCATTTCAGGCCTGAATTCTTGAACCGTCTTGATGACATTGTCTTATTCGAGCGTTTGAAGCGCACCCATATGTCAAAGATTGTCGAGATACAGCTAGGGCGTTTGTCCAAATTGCTTGCTGACCGGAAGATTACCCTTGATCTTGATCAGGATGCACAATCTTGGTTGGCAGATAAAGGCTATGATCCTGCTTATGGCGCAAGACCCTTAAAGCGCGTCATACAACGTTATGTACAAGACCCGCTTGCCGATCAAATATTGGCTGGTGACATCTTGGATGGTTCGCGCGTGCGCGTGACTGCAGGCACAGATCGCCTCATGTTCAAACCAACCTTGCGAGAAGTCGCAGCTTAACGAGACAGAAAGAAGGGATGCCAGTTTGGTTTCCCTTCTTGTTTTTTGAACACCATTCAAAATCACTGATTTGCGTTGGCATAAGCTTTCATAAATTCTTCTGACGCCTGCACACCCTTCAACCAGATATTGACCGATTTAGAATGCTTGTCGCCTTGCGGTGTTGTCAGTGGAATAGAAACGCTGAGATGATTGCGCTCGCGCAAGTTTTTCAAAATGAAGTTTTTTTGCGTTTCGTCTTTGACGAAATACTCATTGATTGTGTTAAATCGGGTTTCCAATGATGTTGAAAATGACAAGTTGGCTCCATACCCACCATCAAATTGCATGGTCATAGGCCTGGAGTTATCTAGCTTAGTTTGATCGCCACCGGCATATGTAAATGAGATTTCCATTGCCCCAGTCACACGCTGGCGATGAAACCTAAAAGAATAGATGGGATATCCAATGCTGTTTGTCTCGGCTGATCCCGCAACCGCCCAGCAATGATCATAATAGGTGCCAAATTTTGCTTTTTCGGATTCTAGCTTTATGGGGCAAACGCCAAGCCATGCGCTGTTATATTCTCGCCATTCGCCAAATTTGTGTTTGAAAGGCTTCGCGCTGACGGATGAAATGCCTGTCGTTGCGATTGTGACCGCAAGTAAAGCGGTAATTGATTTGATCATTATGAACTCCAGAAAATGAGATTGCCCTTAATATGACGGGCAAGCTTATCTTAAGTGAGTGGGAATGAACGTGGGCTGAATCTAATTTGTTGTGTTGAATGCGAAGTCTCGGCTGGTATTGTCATCAGGCTCTTTGAGCAACTGATCAATCCGGTCACGTTCACGCTCAAATTCAGCAAGTTCGTTGCCAGAAAGCACACGACCACGTGGTAGACGAATACGCATCGGGTCAACATGGCGGCCATTG
Above is a genomic segment from Hyphomicrobiales bacterium containing:
- a CDS encoding AAA family ATPase — encoded protein: MSEFMEKHSVARLIGAPPGYVGYEEGGVITEAVRRRPYQVILFDEVEKAHPDVFNVMLQVLDEGRLTDGQGRTIDFRNTLIIMTSNLGAEFLVGLGESEDVSVVRDDVMGIVRGHFRPEFLNRLDDIVLFERLKRTHMSKIVEIQLGRLSKLLADRKITLDLDQDAQSWLADKGYDPAYGARPLKRVIQRYVQDPLADQILAGDILDGSRVRVTAGTDRLMFKPTLREVAA